TTATTTTGACCCAAAAGAGTTTGATATAAAAGCCGGTGAAGATGCTATAGTGGAAACGGCTAGAGGTGTAGAATTTGGACACGTAATGGTTGGACGTAAGGAAATAAGCGAAGAGGATATAGTTGCGCCTCTTAAGGAAGTTATAAGAATAGCTACAGATGAAGATAGAGCACATCATTTAGAGAATAAGCAAAAAGCTAAGGAAGCATTTGAAGTTTGCCTAGAAAAGATAGAACACCATGAATTAGACATGAAATTGATTGATGTGGAGTACACGTTTGACAACAATAAGGTTATATTCTATTTTACCGCTGATGGTAGAGTTGACTTTAGAGAACTAGTTAAAGACCTAGCATCTGTATTTAGAACTAGAATAGAGCTAAGACAGATTGGAGTTAGAGATGAGGCAAAAATGATTGGTGGGTACGGCAGTTGTGGTAGACCACTTTGCTGTAGTACATTTTTGGGAGATTTTGCACCAGTATCTATTAAAATGGCTAAACAGCAAGGATTGTCTCTCAATCCATCTAAAATTTCCGGAGTATGCGGCAGATTGATGTGCTGCTTAAATTACGAAGAAGAGACTTATAAAGAGTGTAAAAAATGCCTTCCAAAACAAGGACAGAGAGTTCAAACAGAATTTGGAGAAGGTATGGTAATTGATGTAAATGTACTTACTCAAAAAGTGAAAGTAAGAGTTAGAAATGAAGATGACATAATGCAGGTAATGACATTAAATGCTAGTGAGCTGAAAAAAGAATCCTGCTGTGCATCTAGAAAAGAAGAAATGATGGCAGATTTAAAGGATGCGAGTGTACTTGTAAATGCAGATGCAAAGGAAGAGCCAGTGAGTGAAGAGGAGAAAAAACTTTTAAAAGAACTTGATAAAGAGTTTGCTCCACAAAAAAAGGAAAAGCCAAGACGCAAGAATAACAACAATAGAAATCAGAGAAATAATGCTAAACCTAGAGGCGATAAAGATAAGAAAAATGTAGCTAAGAAAGATAATGACGGTGATAACCGAAAAAGCTCTGAAAATAAAAAGAAAAATTATTACAAAAAGAAAATAAATAAGAAAACCAATGAAAAAGATCAAAATGCACAAAATAAACCAAATGCAAAGAAGCAAGATAAAAAGCCATTTGTGAAAAAGAAAAGGGATTCTAAAAATCAAGATAACAGTGAAAAGTGATAAATATTATTGATTGATAGGTATTATTTTTTCATTAAAAACTCTTTCAATCTCATCTCAATAGTGGTATTATTATGTCAAGATAAGATTGAAGGAGGTGGCTTGAATGGCTTACAAAATTTCAGATGCATGTATCAGCTGTGGTGCTTGTGAAGCAGAATGTCCAGTAGGAGCAATTACTGAGGGCGAAGGTCAATACGTTATTGACGGTGGCGCTTGTGTAGATTGCGGCGCATGTGCTGGTGTATGTCCAGTTGACGCTCCACAACCAGAATAATTTTAGAATTTGGGGAACTGTTGGGAATACCTAACAGTTCTTTT
The sequence above is a segment of the Tissierellales bacterium genome. Coding sequences within it:
- a CDS encoding 4Fe-4S binding protein, which produces MAYKISDACISCGACEAECPVGAITEGEGQYVIDGGACVDCGACAGVCPVDAPQPE